Proteins co-encoded in one Hyla sarda isolate aHylSar1 chromosome 4, aHylSar1.hap1, whole genome shotgun sequence genomic window:
- the YIPF5 gene encoding protein YIPF5, translating into MSNFDNGNQDFYQTSYSIDDQSQGYSYNTQNEAQYNKQYNYDYSQQGAFMPPGMMNQQQAYAGQIYQPTQTYTPTSAESVYGSGFDDEPPLLEELGINFDHIWQKTLTVLHPLKVADGSIMNETDLTGPMVFCLAFGATLLLAGKIQFGYVYGISAIGCLGMFCLLNLMSMTGVSFGCVSSVLGYSLLPMIILSGFAVVFSLQGIIGILLTALIIGWCSFSASKIFISALAMEGQQLLVAYPCALLYGVFALISIF; encoded by the exons ATGTCAAACTTTGATAACGGCAATCAAGATTTCTACCAGACAAGCTACAGTATTGACGATCAATCTCAGGGTTACAGCTACAATACACAAAATGAAGCCCAATATAACAA ACAATACAACTATGACTATAGCCAACAAGGTGCTTTTATGCCTCCTGGGATGATGAATCAACAGCAAGCGTATGCAGGACAGATCTATCAGCCAACACAGACATACACTCCTACTTCTGCAGAGTCTGTGTATGGAAGCGGttttgatgatgagccccctTTGTTAGAAG agcTTGGGATCAATTTTGACCACATTTGGCAGAAGACATTAACCGTGCTACACCCTCTGAAAGTAGCAGATGGCAGTATCATGAATGAAACAGATTTGACTGGACCAATGGTTTTTTGTCTTGCATTTGGTGCCACATTGTTGCTG GCTGGTAAGATTCAGTTTGGCTATGTTTACGGGATCAGTGCTATTGGTTGTTTAGGGATGTTCTGCCTTCTCAATCTGATGAGTATGACCGGAGTGTCATTTGGCTGTGTTTCCAGTGTCCTGGGCTACAGTCTTCTCCCAATGATTATCTTGTCTGGATTTGCTGTTGTTTTTTCCTTGCa AGGAATTATTGGCATCCTCCTCACAGCTCTAATAATAGGCTGGTGCAGCTTCTCCGCCTCAAAGATCTTCATTTCTGCTTTGGCCATGGAAGGACAACAGCTTCTTGTCGCCTATCCGTGTGCTTTACTATACGGCGTATTTGCCCTGATTTCTATCTTTTGA